Part of the Bradyrhizobium sp. AZCC 1721 genome, CCGAGCAGCGCCAGGCGTTCCTGCCGAAGATCATGGAGGGCGAGGCGATCTGGGCCTTGGCGTGGGCGGAGGGACGGTCACGTTATGATTTCCACAACGTCACCACCACGGCACGCCGCCAAGGGGACAAGTTTGTTCTGAGCGGAACCAAAGCCGCGGTGGTCGGTGCGCCCTGGGCCGACAAGCTGATCGTTTCGGCGCGCACCTCGGGCCAGCAACGCGATCGCGACGGCGTCAGTCTGTTTGTCGTAGATCGCCATGCGGCCAATCTTCACCTGCAGAGCTTCAAGACCATCGACGGCCGGCGCGCCGCTGAACTCACGCTGATGAAAGTCGAGGTGCCGGCCAGCCAGATGCTGGGGAGCGAAGGCGAGGGCGTCGCTGCCCTGGAGGCGGCTCGCGATCGCGCCATCGCGGCCCTTTGCGCGGAAGCCGTCGGTGCCATGACGGAGCTGAATTCGGCGACGCTCGAATACAGCAAGACGCGCAAGCAGTTCGGGGTTGCGCTGGGAACGTTTCAGGTGCTGCAGCACCGCATGGTCGACATGTTCATCGCGCTTGAGGAATCGATTTCGCTCACTCAGCATTTGAATCTGACCCTGGCGTCGAAGGAACCGAACGGATCGAAACTGGCGTCCGGCGCCAAGACCAAGGTCGGCTACGCCGCACGCTTTGTCGCAGAGCAGGCCGTGCAACTGCACGGCGGCATGGGCATGAGCGACGAGTTGAACGTCGGCCACTACTTCAAGCGAATAAGCTCCATCAACGTCCAGTTCGGCGATCCCGCCTATCATCTGATGCGGTACGCGCAGCAGAGCTGAATCCCCTCCAACACAGCTAGTCGACTTCCGCACCCCGACCAGAGGTAAACAATGACCGAAGCCGTAATCGTCTCGACCGCTCGCACCCCAATTGGCAAGGCTTACAAGGGCGCCCTCAACAATACCGAAGGCGCGACGTTGCTGGGTCATGCCATTTCCGCTGCGTTGTCACGCGCTAACGTGGAGGGCTCCGAGGTCGAGGATGTCGTGATGGGTTGCGCCATGCAACAGGGCACCACGGGTATGAACATTGCGCGCAAGGCGCTGCTCCGGGCTGGACTTCCGGTCAGCGTGGCAGGAACAACCATCGACCGCCAGTGCGCGTCTGGCTTGCAGGCGATTGCTTTGGCTGCGCGCTCGGTCATCTTCGATGGCGTGGAGGTTGCCATCGGCGGCGGCGGTGAATCCATCAGCCTGGTCCAGAACAACCAGATGAACAATTTTCATGCCGTCGATCCTGAACTTCTCGCGATGAAGGGAGACGCCTACATCGCGATGCTGGATACTGCCGAGATCGTGGCGAAGCGCTACGACATCTCGCGCGAACGCCAGGACGAATATAGCCTCGAGAGCCAGCGCCGGACAGCGGCTGCCCAGCAGGGCGGCCGGTTCAGCGACGAACTCGCACCGATCAAGACGACCATGGCGGTGACTGACAAGGCGAGCGGCGCCGTGTCCTATCAGCAGGTGACGCTGTCGGCCGACGAGGGGCCGCGTCCCGATACCACGGCCGAGGGACTTGCCGGCGTCAAGCCGGCCAAGGGGCCGGGCTTCACTGTTACCGGCGGCAATGCCAGTCAGCTTTCGGACGGCGCCAGTGCCGCCGTCATCATGAGCGACAAGCTCGCGGCGCAGAAGGGTCTGAAGCCGCTCGGCGTCTTCCGTGGCTTTGTCAGCGCCGGGTGCGAACCGGACGAGATGGGCGTGGGTCCGGTCTATGCCGTGCCCCGGCTGCTCAAGCGCCACGGCCTCAAGGTAGATGATATCGATCTGTGGGAATTGAACGAGGCATTTGCGGTGCAGGTGATCTATTGCCGCGACAAGCTTGGGATCGATCCCGAAAAGCTCAACGTCAACGGGGGCTCGATTGCGGTTGGCCATCCCTACGGCATGACCGGCGCGCGGCTGACTGGCCACGCCTTGATCGAGGGTCGCCGGCGCAAGGCGAAATACGCCGTTGTTACGATGTGCGTCGGCGGCGGCATGGGCGCCGCAGGCCTCCTCGAAATTGTCCACTGACGACCAACAAACCGGCTAGACCAGAGATCTGTAAAAACACATCGGAGGCACGCGTGAAGACAGCAATTACCGAGATGTTCGGCATCGAACATCCGATCATCCAGGGTGGAATGCACTATGTCGGGTTTGCCGAGCTGGCGGCCGCAGTGTCGAACGCGGGCGGACTCGGAATCATCACCGGCCTGACGCAAAGGACGCCGGAACTGTTGGCCAAAGAAATCGCGCGCTGCCGCGACATGACCGACAAGCCGTTCGGCGTGAACCTGACCTTCCTGCCGAGTTTCACTGCGCCGCCTTATCCAGAGTACATCGCTGCGATCAAGGAAGGTGGCGTCAAGGCAGTGGAAACCGCGGGCCGCAGCCCCGAGCAATACATGCCGGCGCTGAAGGCGGCCGGCATCAAGGTGATCCATAAATGCACCTCGGTGCGGCATTCGCTCAAAGCCGAGAAGATCGGCTGCGACGCTGTCAGCGTTGATGGCTTCGAATGCGGCGGCCATCCCGGCGAGGACGACATCCCGAACATGATCCTGCTGCCGCGTGCGGCGGACGAGCTGAAGATTCCGTTTGTGGCGTCGGGCGGCATGGCCGACGCGCGGAGCCTCGTCGCGGCGCTGTCGATGGGGGCCGCCGGCATGAACATGGGCACCCGCTTCATCGCCACGAAGGAAGCGCCAGTCCACGACAATGTAAAGCAGGCCTTGGTCAAGGCGACCGAACTCGACACCGTGCTGGTCATGCGCGCGCTGCGCAATACGGAGCGTGTCTTGAAGAACAAGGGCGTCGACGAGCTGCTCGAGATCGAGCGCGAAAGGGGCGCAAGCCTGAAGATCGACGACATCCACGAGCAGGTGGCGGGCGTCTATCCGAGGATAATGATCGATGGCGACATGGACGCTGGCGCCTGGAGCTGCGGCATGGTCGTCGGACTCATCAACGACATTCCGACGGTGAAGGAGTTGATCGACCGTATCATGGCAGATGCCGAGCGGTTGATCAGGGAACGGCTTACGGGATTCCTCGACGCCGACAGCAAGGAAGCCTTAATGGTCGCCTGAAGCCTAGCAACGGGAACCAGGGCGGATGGCAGAAGATCGGATCGAGCTCGACACCGGCACAGGTGAGTTGCTGTGTGAAATCCGCCATCGCGTGGCGCTCATCACGCTGAACCGGCCCGAGGCCCGCAATGCCTTGTCCGACCAACTGACCCCTGCGCTGCGGCGCATGATAAGGCAGTGCGGCGATGATTCCGGCGTCGGCGCACTGCTCATCACGGGCGCTGGAGCCGCCTTTTGCGCCGGCGGCGACGTCAAGGGTATGGGGAGCAATTCTGCGAAGGCCGATACGCCGATCCATGAGTGGATCGCCGACTTGCGCATCAAGCAGCGCACCCTCACGGGTGCGTTGGTGGGACTGCGAAAGCCGACGCTCGCGGCGCTTCCCGGGCCTGCCGCGGGGGCAGGGCTTGCGCTCGCACTCGCCTGCGACATTCGAATCGCCGCTGAATCGGCTGTGATGACCACGGGATATGCCCGAATCGGGCTGACGGGGGACTACGGCATCGCCTGGCTGCTGACGCGGCTGGTGGGAACGTCCCGGGCACGCGAGTTGATGTTTCTGTCGGAGCGGATCGACGCACGCCGCTGCGAGACCCTGGGGCTCGTCAACCGGGTGGTGGCCGACGCCGAGCTTCGCGATGTTGCATTTGCGCTTGCAAGGTCCTTGGCCGAGGGCCCCTCGCAAGCATTCGCCGGCATGAAGGACAACCTTGACCATGCCTTGGCCACGGACCTTCTGGATTCGATGGACCAGGAAGCGGCATACATGGTCCGTTCTGCGCGCACGTCGGATCACAAGGAAGCGGTCCGCGCCTTCATCGAGAAGCGCAACCCCGTATTCGCCGGGAACTAGCGTGCGTTCAATCTGAAGGTCCGCATCGCTGACCGGCTTTTCCTAGTAGAGGCGCAGATCAAAAAGCCATTCTGAGGAATTCGGTTGTTATATATGATGATAATCATCTAATGTGGCTCTCTATCTTAGTTCATCCGGGAGCATGCGATGCGTTATCCGAAAGACCATGGGCAGCAGACCCGCAGGCGGATCGTCGAAAATGCTTCCTACGGCCTGCGTCAGAACGGCGCCGACGGCCTGAGTGTGGTCGACCTGATGAAGCTCGCTGACCTGACGCATGGCAGCTTCTACGCCTACTTCAAGTCACGTGACGCTTTGGTCGTTGAAGCGATCGCTTTGGCCATGGATCAAACCATCGCCCATTGGCTGGATCTCACGCAGGGATTGCCTCCCGAGAAAGGATACGACGCAGTCGTCGAGTCCTATCTGAGCCCTCGCCATCGCAATAATCCGGCTCGCGGTTGTGCGCTTCCGGCTTTAGCCGCGGATATCGGACGGTCAGGCCCGGAGGCGCGGCGTACCTTTGCAGGCAGGTTCGAGAAAATGATCGATGTCATCGCCCGTTTGATCCCGAGAGGATCGTCATCGGATGCGCGGCAGGCCGCAGCCGGCGCAATTGCGACCATGGTCGGCTCCATCGTGCTCGCGCGTGCGGCCGGCGACAGGCGGCTGTCTGACGCTCTTCTGGAGGCCGGTCGGCAGGCCTTGCGCAATCAGGACGCTAATGTCTTTCCGAGTCCATAAGCCTCCGGTGCCCATAACTTGCAAAATGCAAGTTATGATCTATGCTGCCGTCAATTGCTCATTTGGCTTGGGAGGTGCGCCTTGAAACTAGCTACCTATCGATCCGCAGGTCAAAATAGGCTCGCGCTCGTCCAAGCCGGCGGCCGCTTGTTGTTTGATCTCGCTGCCGCCTCGCAGCGGGCTGGTAAGCAAAATCCAGCATTCAACTCAATGCTTGACCTTGTGGATTATGGCGACGCCGCGCTGGACGAAGCATCCAACCTTTTCGACCGCTATAGGAAAGATCAGGACTTATGGTCTGCGGTTGCGGAATCCGAACTTCTTGCCCCGTTGCCGGAGCCGCGCCAGATGCGCGACGGCATGTCGTTCCCGGTGCATATCGTTCAAGGCCCGATCGGGCATCTCAAACTAAAGGCGCGGAAGGCAGGCGATACGGCTGAGCTCGCACGTCTGCAGGCTGCGCCGCTGCCCGAGCTGCCCGAGGTGTATCGCAAGCAACCAATCTACTACATTACCAACCGCTTTAGCGTGAAGGGCCCCAACACGACGGTCAAATGGCCGCGTTACAGCCAGGTCATGGACTACGAATTGGAATTCGGAATCGTCACCAAGAACAGGGGCGCGAACATTCCGGCAGCGAAGGCGCGCGACCACATATTCGGCTACACGATCTTCAACGATTTTTCCGCGCGCGATGCCCAGCGGGTGGAGATGGAAGGCCGATTGGGACCCGCCAAAGGCAAGAGCTTCGATGGCGGCAACGTGCTTGGGCCCTGGATCGTGACACCCGACGAAATCGGCGACCCCTACAACCTCAAGATGGAAGCCCGCGTCAACGGCGAGATTCGTTCGCAGGGCACGAGTGAAGGCATGCTGTTTTCGTTCGAGGAAATCATCGCCCACATCAGCCGGGATGAGACGTTGATGCCCGGTGAGTTCATCGGCTCCGGTACCGTGGGCAATGGCTGCGGCCTCGAACTTGGCTGGTATCTCGAGCACGGGGATAGCATCGAGCTCGAGGTCGAGAATATCGGCGTCTTGAAGAATCGGGTCGAGCGTCAAAATATCTAACGAAACTATGGCTTGCAAAATGCAAGCCGCGGTGTAGCCTGCATTTCGCAGATCAAACGATGCGGTCGCAAGAGCCGCCGGCAAACAGGAGGCAGCTTTGTCCGAGGATGCATTGGTGACGCGCGAGCAGCGCGGCAATATCTCCGTTTTGACCATGGTTTATCGGCCGCACAACCTGCTCGGCCCCAAGCTCCTCAACGCGATTGTGGATCAGGTGGGGGCAGCGCAGAAGGCAGGCAGCCGCGCCATCGTCATCCGTAGCGGACTGCGGCATTTCTCCGCCGGCGCCGATCTGGATATCTTCGAGAAGCGGGTAGAGGCAGGCAGCGGAGATCAGGCCGGTGAAAATCGGCAGCTGAACGGCGTCGAATTCCTGCGTTTCATGGAGCTGCTGCCAATCCCGCTAATCGCCAGTGTTCACGGCGTTTGCCTGGGTGGCGGTCTCGAGCTTGCGCTATCATGCGATTACATCATCGCGGCCTCTTCGGCGAAGATCGGCTCGGTCGAGGCGACGCTTGGGCTGCATCCCTTGCTGGGAGGAATCCAGCGTCAGGTGCAGCGGATTGGTGCCCAGCGCGCCAAGGAAATGTCGATGCTGGCGCGACGCTATGATGCGCCGACGCTGGAGAAGTGGGGATTGATCAATCTCACAGTTCCGGAAGAGTCGCTGGAGACGGCGACGATGGCAATCGCGGAGGAGTTTGCGCAGGGACCGACGGTGGCGCATGCCGCGACCAAGGAACTCGCGCATATCGCGGTCAACCAGGGCGTGGTGGCCGCCGACGAGGCGATGGCAAGAGTACAGGCGCCGATCTGGGCGTCGGAAGACCTCAAGACCGGTCTCACGTCATTCCGCAAGAACGGCCCGGGTCTTGCAAAGTTCGCGGGGCGCTAACATGAGTGGCCCCTTGAGTGGAATCCGTGTCGTCGATTTCTCCCGCGTGCTGGCTGGTCCGCTGTGCGCGCGGACGCTGCAGGATCTTGGCGCCGAGGTCATCAAGATCGAACCGCCAAGCCCCGACGTTTCCCGGTTTGCATTTCCATCGACCGACGGCATGTCGGGCTATTACGCCCAGCAAAATGCCGGAAAACGCAATGTCAGCATCAATCTCAATATGCCGGGCGCCTATGAGTTGGTGCTGAAACTCTGCGACACCGCCGATATCGTCGTCGAAAATTTCCGTGCCGGGACTCTGGCTTTCTTCGGCCTTGACTACGAAACACTGTCCAAACGCAACCCGCGCCTGATCTACGCGTCGATAACCGGCTATGGCCAGGGCGGTCCGTGGCGCAGCCGGATGGCGTATGCGCCAACGGTGCAGGCCGAGGCCGGCTTTACCGACAACAGCGTTCGTCACTATGGCAACACGCTGGCGGAGCCGCGTACCGACAGCCTGTCGCATGCAGACGTCTATGCCGGATTGCAGACCGTGATTGCGATTCTCGCAGCGCTCAACAGCCGCCAGAAGACAGGGCAGGGCCAGTATATCGACGTTGCAATGGCGGCGACGCTGCTCGCCGTCAATGAACGAGCGCATGTCGATCTCTCCGACGACGATATCGGGGCGGAGCCCGCGATACTAGGGGCCACCGATTGCCCATTTTTCACGGGACCGCAAGGCGAGCACTTCACGGTTGCGACCAGCATCATCGGCAGCCTGACCTTTCCGTCGTGGCTGCGCGCCATGCGCCGCGTCGATCTGATGGACGATCCCCGGTTCTCCACTGCTGCCGCGCGCCGCTTGAATTTCGGCGTGCTGCACCAGATCATCCAGTCCTGGATCCTGACCTTTCCGGATATGGCGACCCTCGACGCCCAGTTCGACGAGGCCAAGATCGCCATGGGCGAGATCCGTTCGATCAAGGAGCTCACGGCCTCGGAATGGAGCGATTACTGGGGCGCCGTGCAACACGTTCCTGACCGCAGCGGTGGCGAGTATCGACTGCCGGGTCGGCCGTGGCGCTTTTCGGCCGAAGAGTTGACACCGATCGGGGCACCCGCTTTCCAAGGCGAGCATAATTTCGCGGTCTTCAGCGAGCTCGGAGTCAGCGAGGCGGAATTAAAACGCTTAAGCGAAGCGGGCGTGCTTGTTTCGCATCGGCGTGCGCTGCAGCCCGAGATCGTTGCCAAGCCCGAAGCCGAGCCGGGGCAGGCCGCCTGATCAGCCAAACGCCGAAGGGCGCACTGGACATACACGAATCCCGCTCAATATGGTATGAGCTGAATTCGGAGTTGAAAGAGCTATGTCCAGTGTGAAGCGAAGCCGTCTTGCAAACAAGGAATGTTCCATGGCGCGCGCCATGGAAGTTGTCGGCGACCGCTGGTCCATCCTGATCCTGCGCGAGGCCTATTACGGCGTGAAGCGCTTCGACGAGTTCGAATACTATATCGGGATCGCTCCCAATATCTTGAGCACCCGGCTGAAGAAATTCGTTGATGCCGGCGTCATGACGCGGGTGCCGCTACCCGAACACGCCGGTCGATATGAGTACGTTCTGACCGAGAAGGGACGTGATTTCTTTCCGGCCTATCTCGCACTGAAGAAATGGGGCGACGACTGGCTGGCGGAGCCGGCCGGACCGCAGGTCGTGTTCCGCGACCGCGCCGCCGGGCGCCCGATCGAATATCCGGAATTGCGGACAACGAGCGGCAAGCCGTTGCGGCTTGAGGACGTAGAGGTCGTTGCTGGCGCAGGTGCTGTTCCGTTCAATCGCAAGCGATTTGGTGGCGATATCGCCGATCGTGCAGCGGCCGGTACGAAAGCTCCCGCCTCACGACGAAAGCGCAAGTAGCGCTCGCCTGATCTCGACCCGGATCAGATTCGCGCGGTAGTCCGCCGACGCGTAGCGGTCCGAGAGGCACTCTGTGGCCTCACTCAGCAATTTTGCCGCTTGGTCGATATTGTCCCGCGAAAGCGGCTTGCCGGTCAGGAAATCGGCAGCGTGCTGGCCGCCGAACGCATGATTCGCCGCACCGGTGACGCCGATGGAAATCTCGGCGACGACGTCGTCCTGCAGCCGTACTCCGACCGCGATTCCCACGACGGCAAAGCCGCTCGCGGGGTGCCGGATCTTTCGGTAGATGAAGCGCGTACCGGGCTTCGGCCGCGGGATATGGATGCTGGCGAGAATTTCGTCCGGTTCCAGGACGGTGGAAAAGATATCCACGAAGAAGTCCCGTGCCGCCACCCTTCTCAGGCCATTCGGGCCTGCGATCTCGACCTCTGCCTGCAACGCCACCACAACCGCCGGCCAGTCAGCCGCGGGATCGGCGTTCGCGAGCGAGCCGCCGATCGTGCCGCGGTTACGTACCTGGGGATCGGCAATGAGGCTGGCCGCCTGGCGAAAAACCGGCAGCTCCTTGTTCAGCGGCTCGGAAGCAAAGAGTTCGGTATGCGTCGTCAGTGCGCCGATCCTGATGCCGGTCTCGCTGATCTCGATTCCCTTGAGCTCGGCGAGGCCTCCAATATCGATCAGGAGCGCGGGCGATGCCAGCCGCAGCTTCAGCGCCGGCAGCAAGGTATGGCCACCGGCCAAAAGCTTCGTTCCGTCGGGATCGTCGCGCAACAGATCGATCGCCTGGGCGAGCGAAGACGCGCGGACATAATCGAAGGCTGTGGGGATCATTGGGAGGCTCCCGTGCGTGCCTTTTGTACCGCCGTCCAGATTCGGGGTGGCGTCAGCGGCATGTCGAGATGGGTGATACCGAACGGTGACAAGGCATCGAGCACGGCGTGAACCATGCAGGGTGGGGCGGCGATAGAGCCGCTCTCGCCGATACCCTTGACGCCGATCGGATTGGTCGGCGACGGCGTTTCCTGGAACAGCGATCGGATATTCGGCACATGCTCGGCGCGCGGAACGGCATAGTCGAGCAGCGAGCCGGTCAGAAGTTGCCCATTGTCGGGATCGTAGCTGACCTCTTCATAGAGCGCCTGCGCGATGCCCTGCACGACGCCGCCATGGATCTGGCCGGCCGCGAGGCGAGGGTTGATCAGCGTGCCGACGTCGTCGACGGCGACATAGTCGAGAATGTCGACGATCCCGGTCTCCGGATCGACTTCGACATAAGCGAGGTGGATGCCTGACGGCGAACCCATGCCGGTCGGATCATAAAACACCGTCTCATCCAGGCCCGGTGCGACGTCATCCGGCAGTTTGTGCCCGAGATAAGCCATGCGGGCCACCTTGGAGAAGGTAACCGGCGCAATATCGGTGCCGGGCACGCTGAACGCGCCCGCCGAATAGGAAACATCCTTCTCGTCCACTTCCAGCATGCCTGCTGCAATCTTCTTGGCCTTGGCCACAATGCGCTGCGACGACACGTGCACGCTGGATCCGCCGACAGCCATCGAACGGGAATTGAAGGTGCCGTGGCCGGCCTGCACCTGGCGGGTGTCGCCTTGCACGATGTCGATGTTTTCAATCGGAATCTGCAGCACGTCAGCGGCGATCTGCGACAACGACGTGATATGGCCTTGACCCTGGCTCATCGAGCCCGAATAGATCGTGGCCCGTCCGCTGGAATCGATGCTGACCCGTGCGCTTTCCCATCCGCCGCGGTCAAATCCGCCTGGGGCCAGCCGACGCGAAGGTGCCATGCCGCACATATGTGTATAGGCGGCGACGCCAATGCCGCGATAGATGCCGCTGCCGCGCAGGGCTTCGCATTCGCTGCGGCGTCCGTCATAGTCGAAAGCCGCGAGCGCCTTGTCGAGAAGTCCCTGATAGTTGCCGCTGTCATACATCACCCCCATGCTGCCGTAGGGCCGATAGGGAAATTCCGCCGGTTGAACGAAATTCTTCCGCCGCACCTCGACCTGGTCGAGTTTGAGATGGCGCGCCACCGCATCGATCGCGCGCTCGGCGATGTAAGCGCCCTCGGGCCGGCCATAACCGCGATAGGCATCAACCGGTACGGTATTGGTGACGACTACGCGAGAAATGGCTTCGTAATTGTCGATCTTGTAGGTGCCAGTGCCGAAATTGATGGTGTTTACCGTTGGACCGCCGCTCGCCATGTTGGAGAGATAGGCGCCGACATTGCCGAGCGTTGCCACCTTAAGGCCGAGGATGGTGCCATCGTTCTTGAAAGCGATTTCAATGTTCTCGGTATGAGCACGACCATGGCTGGTCGATTGATGACTTTCGGAGCGGCTTTCCCACCATTTGACCGGTGCGTTGAGTTCGCGCGCCAGATAGGGGCAGAGCAGGTCCTCCGGATACAGATGCATCTTGGCGCCGAAGCCGCCCCCGATATCAGGCGCAACCACCCGCAATTGATGCTCGGGAATGCCCACCGTCTCGGCGATCCAACGCCGGTGCATGTGGGGGACTTGGCTGCCGATATAGACTGTCAGTGTGCCGTCCGGCTCTGGCGAGGCAACGATCGCGCGCGTTTCCATGCAGGTCGGGATCAGTCGGTTGTTGACGACGCGTAGTCCGATGACCTGATCGGCTTCGCGGGTGGCTTGCTGGTAGTCGCCTCCGCGCACCTTATAGATCGTGGTGATGTTGCCGGGAACGTTGTCATGGAGTTGCGTCGCGTCTTCACGGATCGCGGCCTCTTCGTCGGTCACCGCGGGCAGCACCTCGTAATCGACCTCGATCAGACCGATCGCGTCGTAGGCTTCGGCCAGCGTTTCCGCCACCACCAGCGCCACGCACTCGCCGACAAAGCGAACGCGATCGGTCGCGAGAACGGGACGGAACGGCACCTTGCTGCCGGGGATGATCCAGTTCGGCACGATCGGGCCCATTTTGCCCTCGAGCACCTTGCCGGACAGGACGAGGCGAACACCCGGTGAGATTTTGGCGGCGGACAGGTCGACGCTTCTGACCTCGGCGTGGGCGTGCGGTGACCGCAGTAACGCCATATGCAGCATACCTGGCAACCTGACATCATCGACGTAGCGGCCCTTGCCGACGAGTAGTTTGAAATCCTCGCGTCGCCTGAGCGGCTGGCCGATATGGCGGATAGCGGTCGTGTCGTTCATGGCTGGTCGCCCTTCGATGCGAGACTTTCGACGGCGCGGACGATGTTGTGATAGCCGGTGCAGCGGCAGATGTTGCCGGCAAGGCCGTGGCGGATGTCGGCCTCGCTCGGATCGGGCTGATCCTTCAATAGCTGGCGCACGCTCATCACCATGCCCGGCGTGCAGAAGCCGCATTGCAGCGCGTGATGCTCGTGGAATGCCGCCTGAACAGGGCTGAGTTCGGCGCCTATGCCGGTCACGCCCTCGATCGTCGTGATCGACGCACCGTCTGCCATAACGGCCAGCACGGTGCAGGATTTTACCGCTTGTCCGTCGATCTCGACGGTACAGGCGCCGCACTGCGAAGTATCGCAGCCGACATGCGTGCCGGTGAGGCCAAGATCCTCCCTGATCAGATGGACCAGCAACCTTCGCGCCTCGACGACGACGGTCTTGCGCGTGCCGTTGATCTCCAGCGTCACGACGTGACGGTTGTCGGGCTCTGGCATGCATCCTCCTGATTGCGGCAGGTTTGGCCGTCCCCTTTTTCTTTACTCGTAGTTACTCTAATAATAAGAGTGACTGGCGGCAAGCGATTTTTTTGGAGCCGGAGACGAGTACTTGGATCCCACTGCCGATCCTATTACTCTGGTAATAAGAGTTGTTTGGAGTCGACGTGGATGCGCTCGAAGAGCTTTGAGGGAATGGCCTGCTCGATTGCCGGCGTGCTCGACGCGGTCGGTGACCGCTGGGCCATTCTGATCCTGCGCGATCTGTCGCTCGGGTTGAGCAAATACGAGGATCTGAGGAAGTCGACTGGCGTTACTCACGCCACGCTGTCCGACCGGCTCAAGCATTTAGAGCAAAACGAACTCATCGAACGGCGGCTGTATCAGAGCGGGCCCGATCGTTACGAGTACCTCCTTACCCGCAAGGGCAGGGAAGTCATCCTGGTCATCCAGGCGCTTGCCCAGGTGGGGGACAAGTGGGCGATCACGGGAAATGCCGGGCCGCCGCTCAAATTCATCAATAAGAACAGTGGCCGTCCGGTGAAGCTCGCGCTGGTCGATGACAAGTCGGGCGAATTGGTACGCTTACGGGACGTCCGGCCGCAGGCCGGCCCAGGCGCCGACGACCTGGTGAGGTGGCGACTGGCCAAGTTCGACCAAGGATGATTTCGGTTTGTCGCTAACCAGCGCCCGGCTTCAGCGCGTACAGGCCAAGAGCAGCCAGCGAAAAGATCGTCAACATCGCGCCTAGCGCAAACATGGCTTCATGCGACAGGGTAGCGGCCAACCATACGCCGGCCGCGGCGTTCATCATTTGCCAGAAACCGAGCAGCGCTGAAGCCGCGCCGGCTTTCTCGCCGAACGGAGAGAGCGCCTGCGCGGTGCCGAGCGGACTGACAATGGCCATACCAAAGAGGAACACGCACATCGCGCAGAGAAATGGCAGGAAAGTCGGGCTGAACAGCGAGACGAGCAAGATCGCCACGCTGCTCGTGGCCGTTGTCAACAAACCGGCGCGGATCGAGAGTTCGAGACCGTAGCAGAGGAGGTTCAGCTCCTCGCGTTGACGTTGGGCTGCCTTGTGCGGTCGTGGCACAACTTGTTCTTCTTGCGCTCTGACGCGCGCGCGC contains:
- a CDS encoding (2Fe-2S)-binding protein; the encoded protein is MPEPDNRHVVTLEINGTRKTVVVEARRLLVHLIREDLGLTGTHVGCDTSQCGACTVEIDGQAVKSCTVLAVMADGASITTIEGVTGIGAELSPVQAAFHEHHALQCGFCTPGMVMSVRQLLKDQPDPSEADIRHGLAGNICRCTGYHNIVRAVESLASKGDQP
- a CDS encoding winged helix-turn-helix transcriptional regulator, encoding MARAMEVVGDRWSILILREAYYGVKRFDEFEYYIGIAPNILSTRLKKFVDAGVMTRVPLPEHAGRYEYVLTEKGRDFFPAYLALKKWGDDWLAEPAGPQVVFRDRAAGRPIEYPELRTTSGKPLRLEDVEVVAGAGAVPFNRKRFGGDIADRAAAGTKAPASRRKRK
- a CDS encoding CaiB/BaiF CoA transferase family protein; this encodes MSGIRVVDFSRVLAGPLCARTLQDLGAEVIKIEPPSPDVSRFAFPSTDGMSGYYAQQNAGKRNVSINLNMPGAYELVLKLCDTADIVVENFRAGTLAFFGLDYETLSKRNPRLIYASITGYGQGGPWRSRMAYAPTVQAEAGFTDNSVRHYGNTLAEPRTDSLSHADVYAGLQTVIAILAALNSRQKTGQGQYIDVAMAATLLAVNERAHVDLSDDDIGAEPAILGATDCPFFTGPQGEHFTVATSIIGSLTFPSWLRAMRRVDLMDDPRFSTAAARRLNFGVLHQIIQSWILTFPDMATLDAQFDEAKIAMGEIRSIKELTASEWSDYWGAVQHVPDRSGGEYRLPGRPWRFSAEELTPIGAPAFQGEHNFAVFSELGVSEAELKRLSEAGVLVSHRRALQPEIVAKPEAEPGQAA
- a CDS encoding FAD binding domain-containing protein, with translation MIPTAFDYVRASSLAQAIDLLRDDPDGTKLLAGGHTLLPALKLRLASPALLIDIGGLAELKGIEISETGIRIGALTTHTELFASEPLNKELPVFRQAASLIADPQVRNRGTIGGSLANADPAADWPAVVVALQAEVEIAGPNGLRRVAARDFFVDIFSTVLEPDEILASIHIPRPKPGTRFIYRKIRHPASGFAVVGIAVGVRLQDDVVAEISIGVTGAANHAFGGQHAADFLTGKPLSRDNIDQAAKLLSEATECLSDRYASADYRANLIRVEIRRALLALSS
- a CDS encoding xanthine dehydrogenase family protein molybdopterin-binding subunit, with the translated sequence MNDTTAIRHIGQPLRRREDFKLLVGKGRYVDDVRLPGMLHMALLRSPHAHAEVRSVDLSAAKISPGVRLVLSGKVLEGKMGPIVPNWIIPGSKVPFRPVLATDRVRFVGECVALVVAETLAEAYDAIGLIEVDYEVLPAVTDEEAAIREDATQLHDNVPGNITTIYKVRGGDYQQATREADQVIGLRVVNNRLIPTCMETRAIVASPEPDGTLTVYIGSQVPHMHRRWIAETVGIPEHQLRVVAPDIGGGFGAKMHLYPEDLLCPYLARELNAPVKWWESRSESHQSTSHGRAHTENIEIAFKNDGTILGLKVATLGNVGAYLSNMASGGPTVNTINFGTGTYKIDNYEAISRVVVTNTVPVDAYRGYGRPEGAYIAERAIDAVARHLKLDQVEVRRKNFVQPAEFPYRPYGSMGVMYDSGNYQGLLDKALAAFDYDGRRSECEALRGSGIYRGIGVAAYTHMCGMAPSRRLAPGGFDRGGWESARVSIDSSGRATIYSGSMSQGQGHITSLSQIAADVLQIPIENIDIVQGDTRQVQAGHGTFNSRSMAVGGSSVHVSSQRIVAKAKKIAAGMLEVDEKDVSYSAGAFSVPGTDIAPVTFSKVARMAYLGHKLPDDVAPGLDETVFYDPTGMGSPSGIHLAYVEVDPETGIVDILDYVAVDDVGTLINPRLAAGQIHGGVVQGIAQALYEEVSYDPDNGQLLTGSLLDYAVPRAEHVPNIRSLFQETPSPTNPIGVKGIGESGSIAAPPCMVHAVLDALSPFGITHLDMPLTPPRIWTAVQKARTGASQ
- a CDS encoding winged helix-turn-helix transcriptional regulator, giving the protein MRSKSFEGMACSIAGVLDAVGDRWAILILRDLSLGLSKYEDLRKSTGVTHATLSDRLKHLEQNELIERRLYQSGPDRYEYLLTRKGREVILVIQALAQVGDKWAITGNAGPPLKFINKNSGRPVKLALVDDKSGELVRLRDVRPQAGPGADDLVRWRLAKFDQG